One Polycladomyces zharkentensis genomic region harbors:
- a CDS encoding ATP-binding protein, protein MIWRSVVGKLWLTIIGLVTLLLVMLSAFLSDQVEKTHQHSQQESLLALAHKIQHDLEKKGAKRGTYLSDMLRISELFDTYMIVLGPDGAAEPIGVSPTIANVPWQQLLEKTDIDRVLRGETVVMKDRVFVEEGEGMPFPLFKEDILMVAVPLKKGSRIEGAVVLYRTQNQLQSETDIKRWIYYSAIVGFFLTTIFAFFLSTRITQPLKQMKKAAERMAEGEFNIRVPVRQHERDEIGDLAATFNRMAEQLEELVRALSHEKEQLASILRSMADGVITLDANGRIVLTNPPAEQFLSAWADEMEETVSDDPKERLPLPLREIFETVVEDELEQFGDIEAHGRTWAVVMAPLYANEQVRGVVAVLRDVTDERRLDKLRKDFVANVSHELRTPLAMLQGYSEALLDDIAQSPEERRELVQVIHDESLRMGRLVRELLDLARMEAGHVEIVRSRLRVSELVERLLRKFHTIAREQGVQLTGEVEPDLPTVYWDEDKMEQVLTNLVDNAIRHTSRGGKVSLQAMRTNGSVRLIVQDTGSGIPEEDLPFIFERFYKADKARTRGQAGTGLGLAIVKHIVNAHGGNVTVNSKVGEGTTFAVQLPIGTPTDAAGESEKGRG, encoded by the coding sequence TTGATTTGGAGAAGTGTTGTCGGTAAGTTGTGGCTGACCATCATCGGTTTGGTCACGTTGCTGTTGGTGATGCTAAGTGCGTTCCTGAGCGACCAGGTGGAAAAGACCCACCAACACAGCCAACAGGAAAGCCTGTTGGCATTGGCGCACAAGATCCAGCATGATCTGGAGAAAAAAGGGGCGAAACGCGGGACATACCTTAGTGACATGCTGAGGATCTCGGAGTTGTTCGATACGTATATGATTGTCCTCGGACCGGACGGGGCTGCCGAGCCGATCGGCGTTTCGCCCACCATCGCCAACGTTCCTTGGCAACAGCTTCTGGAAAAGACGGATATCGATCGCGTGTTGCGCGGAGAAACGGTCGTCATGAAAGACAGGGTGTTCGTGGAGGAAGGCGAGGGGATGCCGTTTCCTCTGTTTAAAGAGGACATCCTGATGGTGGCCGTACCGCTGAAAAAAGGGTCCCGCATTGAGGGAGCAGTGGTGCTCTACCGGACGCAGAATCAACTGCAAAGCGAAACGGACATCAAAAGGTGGATCTATTACTCCGCCATTGTCGGATTTTTTTTGACGACCATTTTTGCTTTCTTCCTTTCCACCCGGATCACCCAACCGCTGAAGCAGATGAAAAAAGCGGCGGAACGCATGGCTGAAGGAGAATTTAACATTCGTGTTCCCGTTCGTCAGCATGAACGGGATGAAATCGGGGATTTGGCGGCGACATTCAATCGTATGGCGGAGCAGTTGGAGGAGCTGGTCCGCGCGCTCTCCCATGAAAAAGAACAGTTGGCCAGTATTTTGCGCAGTATGGCCGACGGGGTGATCACGCTGGATGCCAATGGACGTATTGTGCTCACCAACCCGCCGGCTGAACAATTCCTGTCCGCGTGGGCTGACGAAATGGAGGAAACCGTTTCGGACGATCCCAAAGAGCGGTTACCGTTGCCCTTGCGGGAGATTTTCGAGACGGTGGTCGAAGACGAACTGGAACAGTTCGGCGATATCGAAGCGCACGGTCGTACATGGGCGGTGGTGATGGCACCGCTGTACGCCAACGAACAGGTACGCGGTGTGGTGGCTGTATTGCGCGATGTGACGGATGAGCGCCGTTTGGACAAGTTGCGCAAAGATTTCGTTGCCAACGTCTCCCATGAATTGCGCACACCGCTGGCCATGCTCCAGGGGTACAGCGAGGCACTGTTGGACGATATCGCCCAATCACCGGAAGAACGGCGTGAATTGGTACAGGTGATTCATGACGAATCGTTACGCATGGGACGTTTGGTACGGGAGTTGCTGGATTTGGCGCGGATGGAAGCGGGACATGTCGAAATTGTGCGCTCCCGTTTGCGGGTGTCGGAATTGGTGGAACGTCTGTTGCGCAAATTCCACACGATTGCCCGGGAACAAGGTGTACAGCTTACGGGCGAAGTGGAGCCGGATCTGCCGACCGTCTATTGGGATGAAGACAAAATGGAGCAAGTGTTGACCAATTTGGTGGACAATGCCATCCGCCATACGTCCCGGGGTGGCAAGGTGTCGTTGCAGGCGATGCGGACCAACGGTTCCGTTCGCCTCATCGTGCAGGATACGGGCTCCGGTATCCCGGAGGAGGATTTGCCGTTCATCTTTGAACGGTTTTACAAAGCGGACAAAGCTCGGACCCGCGGGCAGGCGGGAACGGGATTGGGTTTGGCGATCGTCAAGCATATCGTCAACGCCCATGGCGGCAATGTGACCGTCAACAGCAAAGTGGGCGAAGGAACGACGTTTGCGGTGCAGCTCCCGATCGGCACTCCCACCGACGCAGCGGGAGAGAGCGAAAAAGGACGCGGTTGA
- a CDS encoding SDR family oxidoreductase produces the protein MSEQRVAVVTGASKGLGKAITLRLAKGGITVVACARSEGLLQELARMHPDRILPFVCDVTNETDVQDAIAYTVETCGRLDILVNNAGLGRFAPVHELSVEDWDAMMNVNLKGAFLFSKHAIPHLIRQKGHIVNISSVAGTVTFAGGGAYCASKFGLMALNDVLTQELKPHEVKVTAICPGSIKTEFFGGSVKPYYLEPEHVAETVWHVVTAPPGVIYNQVIMRPQVPPTEQKK, from the coding sequence GTGAGCGAACAACGGGTTGCCGTCGTCACGGGCGCCAGCAAAGGATTGGGCAAAGCAATCACTTTGCGACTGGCAAAAGGCGGTATCACCGTCGTGGCATGCGCACGCAGTGAAGGGTTGTTACAGGAACTGGCCCGGATGCATCCGGATCGGATCCTTCCGTTTGTCTGCGATGTCACCAACGAAACGGATGTGCAGGATGCGATCGCCTACACCGTGGAAACATGCGGTCGATTGGACATCTTGGTCAACAACGCCGGATTGGGCCGGTTCGCTCCCGTTCACGAATTGTCCGTAGAAGATTGGGATGCCATGATGAACGTCAACCTCAAAGGCGCCTTTCTCTTCTCCAAACATGCGATCCCCCATCTGATCCGGCAAAAGGGGCATATTGTCAACATCTCCAGCGTCGCCGGAACGGTCACCTTTGCGGGAGGCGGCGCCTACTGCGCTTCCAAATTCGGCCTGATGGCACTGAACGACGTGCTGACGCAGGAATTGAAACCGCATGAAGTGAAAGTGACCGCGATTTGCCCCGGTTCGATTAAAACGGAGTTTTTCGGGGGTTCCGTCAAACCGTACTACCTCGAACCGGAACACGTCGCGGAAACGGTTTGGCATGTGGTGACTGCACCGCCCGGCGTCATTTACAATCAGGTGATCATGCGCCCACAGGTACCGCCGACAGAGCAAAAGAAATGA
- a CDS encoding response regulator transcription factor yields the protein MEKRERILIVDDEDRIRRLLTMYLEREGYQIEEAEDGETALAKALETDYDLIVLDLMLPGMDGVDVCRGIRKKKATPIIMLTARGEEGNRVEGFEAGADDYVVKPFSPRELVHRVKAVLRRSSATAYLKTDTETHNVIVFPDLTIDHDAHEVRAGGKTVQLTPKEYELLHYLARSPDKVFTREELLRDVWQYEFFGDLRTVDTHIKRLREKLNRASAKAAKMITTVWGVGYKLEVPKD from the coding sequence ATGGAAAAGCGGGAACGTATTTTGATCGTGGATGATGAGGATCGCATCCGCCGATTGCTCACCATGTATCTGGAGAGGGAGGGGTACCAAATCGAGGAGGCGGAGGACGGGGAAACCGCTTTGGCCAAGGCGTTGGAAACCGATTACGATCTCATCGTGCTGGATCTGATGCTGCCGGGGATGGACGGAGTGGATGTCTGCCGCGGCATTCGCAAAAAAAAGGCGACCCCGATCATCATGCTGACCGCCCGGGGAGAAGAGGGTAACCGGGTGGAGGGGTTCGAGGCCGGGGCGGACGATTATGTGGTGAAGCCGTTCTCCCCACGCGAGTTGGTCCATCGGGTTAAAGCGGTTTTGCGCCGTTCGTCGGCTACTGCGTATCTGAAAACGGACACCGAGACGCACAATGTGATCGTCTTCCCCGATCTGACGATCGATCATGATGCGCACGAAGTGCGTGCGGGTGGCAAAACGGTGCAGTTGACGCCCAAGGAATATGAGCTGCTCCATTATCTCGCACGTTCACCGGACAAAGTGTTCACACGGGAAGAATTGTTGCGCGATGTTTGGCAGTATGAGTTTTTCGGTGACTTGCGCACTGTGGACACGCACATCAAACGATTGCGCGAAAAACTGAACCGCGCCTCCGCAAAAGCGGCCAAGATGATCACAACCGTGTGGGGCGTGGGGTATAAGCTCGAGGTGCCGAAGGATTGA
- a CDS encoding oxalate decarboxylase family bicupin yields the protein MKNQSRNQAYIPQPIRDDGAGAPDFGPRDVMRDLENPDMLVPPETDAGTIPNLKFSFSDTNMQLNHGGWSREVTVRQLPIATALAGVNMSLTPGGVRELHWHQQAEWSYMLWGRARITAVDQNGRNFIADVGAGDLWYFPAGIPHSIQGLEEGCEFLLVFDDGSFSDLNTLSISDWFAHTPKDVLAANFGVPESAFAHIPTEQRYIYQAKVPGPLESQKVRSPYGTVPQPFTHRLLAQKPIVTPGGTVRIVDSTNFPVSTTIAAALVEVKPGGMREMHWHPNSDEWQYYLSGTARMTVFAANGKARTFNYRAGDVGYVPRSYGHYIQNIGDKSLWFFEIFKTDRYEDVSLNQWMALTPSELVQSNLHVGPELMNALRKKKWPVVK from the coding sequence ATGAAAAACCAATCTCGGAATCAGGCATATATACCGCAGCCGATAAGGGATGATGGCGCCGGCGCGCCCGATTTCGGCCCGCGGGATGTGATGCGCGACCTTGAGAACCCTGATATGCTGGTTCCACCGGAAACCGACGCCGGAACGATCCCCAACTTGAAGTTCTCTTTCTCCGACACCAATATGCAGTTGAATCACGGTGGCTGGTCACGGGAAGTGACGGTCAGACAACTGCCGATCGCAACCGCGCTTGCGGGTGTAAACATGAGTCTGACGCCGGGTGGTGTGCGTGAGTTACATTGGCATCAGCAAGCAGAATGGTCCTACATGCTTTGGGGCCGGGCACGCATCACCGCGGTTGATCAGAACGGACGGAACTTCATCGCCGATGTCGGTGCAGGCGATCTGTGGTATTTTCCCGCCGGAATCCCACACTCGATTCAAGGGCTGGAGGAAGGTTGCGAGTTTCTGCTTGTTTTCGACGACGGCAGTTTCTCCGACCTCAACACTCTCTCCATCTCCGATTGGTTCGCGCACACACCGAAGGATGTGTTGGCGGCGAATTTCGGTGTGCCGGAAAGCGCCTTTGCCCACATCCCGACAGAACAGCGATACATTTATCAAGCGAAAGTACCCGGTCCGCTGGAAAGTCAAAAGGTACGGTCTCCATACGGTACTGTGCCACAGCCCTTCACACACCGGCTGCTGGCGCAGAAGCCGATCGTAACCCCGGGCGGGACGGTACGAATCGTCGATTCCACCAACTTCCCCGTTTCGACTACAATTGCAGCGGCGCTGGTAGAAGTCAAACCGGGCGGAATGAGGGAAATGCATTGGCATCCGAATAGCGACGAGTGGCAGTATTACCTCTCGGGCACGGCACGCATGACGGTGTTCGCAGCGAATGGCAAGGCCCGAACTTTCAATTATCGGGCCGGTGATGTAGGATATGTACCTCGTTCCTACGGGCACTACATCCAGAACATCGGTGACAAGAGCCTGTGGTTTTTTGAGATATTCAAGACTGACCGATATGAAGACGTGTCGCTGAACCAGTGGATGGCACTGACTCCTTCTGAGCTGGTACAGAGCAACTTGCATGTGGGACCGGAGTTAATGAACGCACTGCGGAAGAAGAAATGGCCGGTCGTCAAATAG
- a CDS encoding pyridoxal-phosphate-dependent aminotransferase family protein — protein MPFADKTHLRIPGPTPIPPRVQWAMNQPMIGHRSGECSRLVVENSRRLQPVFGTDQPVLLVTGSGTSALEAAVVNAVAPGEEAAVVVTGAFGDRFAKIVTRYGIPLRRLDISWGEACQPEILAGFLRQHPQVKAVFLTYCETSTGVLNPIRELARTVHQHSDALVIVDGVSCLGAVDCRMDEWGVDIMVTGSQKALMLPPGLAFIAVSDRAWEVIERNPRSRFYLDLVAYRDNLAKQTTPYTPAVSLLFGLKEVLNLIEEEGLPAIVARHRLMMEMSRAGVRALGLELLAPDAFASPTVTAVKGGEQLDVEAFRKELRQIGVVVAGGQQHLKGKIFRIGHMGYCDPLDVLTVFNAIELALFRMGMPVELGSAVKACEEVWANVSRTYHGSAQ, from the coding sequence ATGCCGTTCGCAGACAAAACGCATTTGCGCATCCCTGGTCCCACACCGATCCCGCCTCGGGTGCAATGGGCCATGAACCAACCGATGATCGGACATCGCAGCGGGGAATGTTCCCGTTTGGTGGTAGAAAACAGCCGACGGTTGCAACCCGTGTTCGGAACGGATCAACCGGTACTGCTCGTCACCGGCAGCGGGACGTCCGCACTGGAAGCGGCCGTGGTCAACGCCGTCGCCCCCGGTGAGGAAGCGGCCGTCGTCGTCACGGGCGCATTCGGCGACCGATTCGCCAAAATCGTCACACGCTACGGGATACCGTTGCGTCGTTTGGACATTTCCTGGGGCGAAGCCTGTCAACCGGAAATATTGGCGGGTTTCCTCCGGCAGCATCCGCAGGTCAAAGCGGTGTTTCTCACCTATTGCGAAACGTCCACCGGTGTGCTCAACCCGATCCGTGAGTTGGCCCGTACCGTTCACCAACATTCCGACGCATTGGTGATCGTTGACGGTGTCAGCTGTTTGGGGGCAGTGGATTGCCGGATGGACGAATGGGGCGTCGATATCATGGTGACCGGTTCTCAAAAAGCGCTGATGTTGCCACCCGGTCTCGCCTTCATCGCCGTCAGTGACCGGGCATGGGAAGTGATCGAACGCAATCCGCGATCGCGGTTTTACCTGGACCTCGTCGCCTATCGCGACAACTTGGCCAAACAGACCACCCCATACACACCGGCCGTTTCATTGCTGTTCGGCTTGAAAGAAGTGCTCAACCTGATCGAAGAAGAAGGACTTCCGGCCATCGTGGCGCGCCACCGCCTGATGATGGAGATGTCACGCGCCGGGGTTCGCGCATTGGGATTGGAATTGTTGGCACCGGATGCGTTCGCTTCCCCCACCGTGACAGCGGTCAAAGGCGGCGAGCAACTGGATGTGGAAGCGTTCCGGAAAGAATTGCGCCAGATCGGCGTTGTCGTCGCCGGCGGACAACAACACCTGAAAGGGAAGATTTTCCGCATCGGTCACATGGGTTATTGCGATCCGCTGGACGTATTGACCGTTTTCAACGCCATCGAACTGGCATTGTTCCGCATGGGCATGCCTGTTGAACTGGGTTCCGCCGTAAAAGCTTGCGAGGAGGTTTGGGCAAATGTATCGCGTACTTATCACGGATCCGCTCAGTGA
- the serA gene encoding phosphoglycerate dehydrogenase, translating to MYRVLITDPLSDQGIERLIEADDVEVVKKTGLNPEELLAEIEHADALLVRSQTKVTAEVIQAGKKLKAIGRAGVGVDNIDVAAATSRGVVVVNAPDGNTISTAEHAFAMLIALARNIPQAYRSTINGEWKRKQFVGVELHKKTLGIVGLGRIGTEVAKRAHAFGMNVVAFDPYLTAERAKKIGVTQATLDELYAQADFITVHTPLTKETRHLINREAFEKMKTGVRIVNCARGGIIDEHALLEAIQAGKVAGAALDVFEQEPPGKHPLFDLPQVIVTPHLGASTVEAQENVAIDVSEEILHILRGEPFKNAVNLPSIPVELQEKLAPYQTLAESLGQFIAQAAPGALHALTVTYSGELTELDTAPLTRMIIKGALSYHLSDVNYVNAPFLAQQRGVNITEQKTSQTRGFTNLVTVEITTDQAQRKVSGTLLNGLGPRIVKVDEYPIDVVPEGHLLLIQHLDQPGVIGRVGTLLGTRDVNIASMQVGRKQIGGQAIMMLTVDKPVSPDILAQLAQLDDVQSVREIDL from the coding sequence ATGTATCGCGTACTTATCACGGATCCGCTCAGTGACCAAGGCATTGAACGCCTGATCGAAGCAGACGATGTAGAGGTCGTGAAAAAAACGGGTCTGAACCCGGAAGAATTATTGGCCGAGATTGAACATGCCGACGCTTTGCTCGTCCGCAGCCAGACCAAAGTCACCGCCGAAGTGATTCAGGCCGGCAAAAAACTGAAAGCCATCGGCCGCGCCGGGGTGGGTGTCGACAACATCGATGTCGCCGCCGCCACCAGCCGCGGAGTGGTGGTGGTGAACGCGCCGGACGGCAACACGATTTCCACCGCGGAACACGCCTTTGCCATGTTGATCGCGCTGGCGCGCAACATTCCGCAAGCGTACCGCTCCACCATCAACGGAGAATGGAAACGGAAGCAGTTCGTCGGCGTGGAACTGCACAAGAAAACTCTCGGGATCGTAGGTCTGGGCCGCATCGGGACGGAAGTGGCCAAACGGGCGCACGCATTCGGCATGAATGTGGTCGCTTTCGACCCGTATCTGACTGCGGAACGTGCCAAAAAGATCGGCGTCACCCAGGCCACCTTGGACGAATTGTACGCCCAAGCGGACTTCATTACCGTTCATACGCCTTTGACCAAAGAAACCCGCCACCTGATCAACCGGGAGGCGTTTGAAAAAATGAAGACCGGCGTGCGCATCGTCAACTGCGCCCGTGGCGGGATCATCGACGAGCACGCGCTGTTGGAAGCGATCCAGGCCGGGAAAGTGGCCGGTGCCGCGTTGGATGTGTTTGAACAAGAACCGCCCGGCAAGCACCCGCTGTTCGACTTGCCGCAGGTGATCGTCACCCCGCATTTGGGCGCCTCCACCGTGGAAGCACAGGAAAACGTGGCGATCGACGTATCGGAAGAGATCCTTCACATCTTGCGGGGTGAACCGTTCAAAAACGCCGTCAATCTGCCATCCATCCCGGTGGAGCTGCAGGAAAAACTGGCACCGTATCAAACCCTGGCCGAAAGCCTCGGTCAGTTTATCGCCCAGGCTGCGCCGGGTGCACTGCATGCGTTGACCGTCACGTATTCCGGCGAACTGACGGAACTGGACACCGCGCCGCTCACTCGGATGATCATCAAGGGAGCACTCTCTTATCACCTGTCGGACGTCAACTATGTCAACGCACCGTTCCTGGCGCAACAGCGCGGCGTGAACATCACCGAACAAAAAACGTCACAAACGCGCGGATTCACCAACCTGGTCACCGTGGAGATCACCACCGATCAAGCACAACGCAAAGTGTCGGGCACTCTGCTCAACGGCCTTGGACCGCGCATTGTCAAAGTGGATGAATATCCGATCGACGTGGTACCGGAAGGACATCTGCTGCTCATCCAGCACCTGGATCAACCCGGTGTGATCGGTCGAGTGGGTACCCTGCTCGGAACCCGCGACGTCAACATCGCCTCGATGCAGGTGGGGCGCAAACAAATCGGCGGACAAGCCATCATGATGCTGACCGTCGACAAACCGGTCTCCCCCGACATCTTGGCGCAGTTGGCCCAATTGGACGATGTTCAATCGGTCAGGGAAATTGATCTTTGA
- a CDS encoding ATP-dependent helicase, which produces MQGTGTFLTADLNDSQKAAVTHGEGAAVVFAGPGSGKTTVLTRRVLYLLEQGVSPERLMVVTFTRAAAREMENRLTQAAGRPHNGLWIGTFHSLFLSLLRRSGRSVPRLLKETEQTQWLRQLLIEREQPADDEAVSTLLNQIGLCKGNLILPERLKVKKEKNILFRDLYQAYESRKRMNGVWDYDDILVETYRLLQDPRHQSVWCGYWEHILVDEFQDINRVQFETLRILAPPSGNLFVVGDDDQAIYSFRGSDPRLMQEVRTWFSPCRTIVLSTNYRSTDSVIELGQRLIRHNRRRQEKTLNGTGKQGPDPVWMEPADEEEEARQILARLDDGVETAVLYRTSTQARALIDALVRADVPFAVAEGDASFYRRWQVLDIMAYLRLADNPNDWDALVRVINKPKRYLFGEDWMDQAWRISRKTGQSLIQALADLSGLEPYQRRLLQKLAADVAALRGMNASQAVAHIREQIGYDAFLSSFARETGNDESAVKEPVEELAVAATQFSSRDELLGHVTKVNEVVSHQPEQPRVHLMTFHRAKGLEFDRVFLIGLHSMVLPHRRSLQVPEHKKAEAWEEERRLLYVGITRAKRELFLSVSRTRQGKRVAPSPFLREMGFADGVDRKEGSDTEQKRRPSVSVPASSSRRPQPQQKFHGEAVHVGDRIRHVKWGEGEVIEVAPIGGVAPGRKVVIRFPTGVQSLHYELSRQLGLLSPEE; this is translated from the coding sequence ATGCAGGGAACCGGGACCTTTTTGACGGCGGATCTCAACGACAGTCAGAAGGCCGCAGTGACGCACGGGGAAGGAGCTGCTGTTGTGTTTGCGGGTCCTGGAAGCGGCAAAACGACGGTGTTGACGCGCCGTGTTTTGTATTTGTTGGAGCAAGGGGTGTCACCCGAACGGCTGATGGTGGTCACCTTCACACGTGCCGCCGCAAGGGAAATGGAAAACCGTTTGACACAAGCGGCGGGAAGACCGCACAACGGATTGTGGATCGGTACCTTTCACTCCCTTTTTTTATCCCTGCTGCGTCGGTCGGGGCGTTCCGTTCCGCGTTTACTGAAGGAAACGGAGCAAACGCAGTGGTTGCGGCAACTGTTGATCGAGCGGGAACAGCCGGCCGATGACGAGGCGGTATCCACTTTGCTCAACCAGATCGGTTTGTGCAAAGGAAATTTGATCCTGCCTGAGCGGTTGAAGGTGAAAAAGGAAAAGAACATCCTGTTTCGCGACCTTTACCAAGCGTATGAATCGCGGAAACGAATGAACGGGGTGTGGGATTACGACGACATTCTCGTCGAAACGTATCGTTTGCTTCAGGACCCCCGGCATCAATCCGTGTGGTGCGGGTATTGGGAACATATCCTGGTGGACGAGTTTCAGGACATCAACCGGGTGCAGTTTGAGACATTGCGTATATTGGCTCCGCCCAGCGGCAATCTGTTTGTCGTCGGGGATGACGACCAGGCGATCTATTCCTTTCGCGGCAGTGATCCGCGGTTGATGCAGGAGGTTCGCACATGGTTTTCTCCTTGCCGTACGATTGTACTGTCCACCAATTACCGTTCCACCGACTCCGTCATCGAACTGGGCCAACGGTTGATTCGCCATAATCGGCGCAGGCAAGAGAAAACACTGAACGGTACGGGCAAACAGGGACCCGACCCGGTGTGGATGGAGCCGGCTGACGAGGAAGAGGAGGCGCGGCAGATTCTCGCCCGTTTGGACGACGGGGTGGAAACGGCAGTGTTGTACCGGACATCCACACAGGCCCGTGCGTTGATCGACGCGTTGGTGCGGGCGGATGTGCCTTTTGCGGTGGCGGAGGGGGATGCGTCTTTTTACCGCCGTTGGCAAGTGCTCGATATCATGGCTTATTTACGGTTGGCTGATAATCCGAACGATTGGGATGCACTGGTGCGTGTCATCAACAAACCGAAACGGTATCTGTTCGGGGAAGACTGGATGGATCAAGCGTGGAGAATCTCCCGAAAGACGGGCCAATCGTTGATACAGGCGTTGGCGGATCTCTCCGGTTTGGAACCCTACCAGCGGAGACTGTTGCAGAAGTTGGCTGCGGATGTGGCGGCGTTGCGAGGGATGAATGCCTCACAGGCGGTTGCCCATATCCGGGAACAGATCGGTTACGATGCGTTTCTCTCATCATTTGCCCGGGAAACCGGAAATGACGAATCTGCGGTGAAGGAACCGGTGGAGGAACTGGCGGTGGCAGCGACCCAGTTTTCCAGCCGGGACGAGCTGTTGGGCCACGTTACCAAAGTCAATGAAGTGGTGTCTCACCAACCGGAACAACCCCGTGTGCACTTGATGACGTTTCACCGGGCAAAAGGGCTGGAATTTGACCGTGTATTCCTGATTGGCCTACATAGCATGGTACTTCCGCACCGGCGCAGTTTGCAGGTGCCTGAACACAAAAAAGCGGAAGCGTGGGAAGAGGAACGGAGATTGTTGTATGTGGGCATCACGCGGGCGAAAAGGGAGCTGTTTCTGTCGGTCAGTCGGACGCGTCAAGGCAAACGGGTGGCACCGTCCCCGTTTTTGCGTGAGATGGGATTTGCGGACGGAGTGGATCGGAAAGAGGGATCGGACACGGAACAGAAGCGGAGGCCATCCGTGTCTGTACCGGCATCTTCATCCCGGCGTCCGCAGCCGCAGCAGAAGTTTCACGGCGAGGCTGTCCACGTGGGCGATCGAATCCGGCACGTCAAATGGGGAGAAGGTGAAGTCATCGAAGTGGCGCCGATCGGCGGTGTGGCCCCCGGACGCAAGGTTGTCATTCGCTTTCCCACGGGTGTCCAGTCCTTGCACTACGAGTTGTCACGACAACTGGGGTTGTTGTCGCCGGAAGAATGA